Proteins encoded by one window of Channa argus isolate prfri chromosome 1, Channa argus male v1.0, whole genome shotgun sequence:
- the ptk2aa gene encoding protein tyrosine kinase 2aa isoform X19, with product MRGCEAASCVSVLSADRNRKGQTCVSMATSGCSPFPMCWDREYDRHLAAAVSAGKTMATAYLDPNLNHALLGGTKSPLNAGGPDRTMAGSVDRVLKVFHYFESNTEHSCWSSNIRYGDATDVRGIIQKILDIHKVRWTSCFGLRLSNSLSRDQVHWLHPDVGVSHIREKYEQARPNEDWR from the exons ATGCGTGGTTGTGAAGCTGCaagctgtgtgtctgtcctcagtgcagacagaaacaggaagGGACAGACATGTGTTTCCATGGCGACAAGTGGGTGTAGCCCCTTCCCCATGTGTTGGGACAGAG AATATGACCGACACCTAGCAGCAGCAGTGTCAGCAGGGAAAACCATGGCAACGGCCTACCTGGACCCCAACCTTAACCATGCCCTACTGGGAGGCACTAAGTCCCCGCTGAATGCTGGGGGCCCGGACCGAACCATGGCTGGCTCTGTGGACAGGGTTCTTAAAGTCTTCCATTACTTTGAGAGCAACACTGAACACAGCTGCTGGTCATCCAATATCAGATATGGAGATGCAACTGATGTCAGG GGAATCATTCAGAAGATTCTGGACATCCACAAAGTGCGCTGGACGTCCTGTTTTGGCCTCCGTCTAAGCAACAGTCTGTCCCGAGACCAGGTACACTGGCTCCACCCCGATGTGGGCGTTTCCCACATTAGAGAGAAATACGAACAGGCACGGCCGAACGAGGATTGGAGGTAA